In Capsicum annuum cultivar UCD-10X-F1 unplaced genomic scaffold, UCD10Xv1.1 ctg19713, whole genome shotgun sequence, the genomic window CGGTGATTAGGATATCATCACCTAACAAAGCGTAGTCCTTAAATGGAAGATTAAGATGCGGGTATGCTTTCTTCGCCGCTAAATACACTATATAGTGATGGGACAACGAAAAGAGAGACCATGATCCATAGTAACCTAACGGCTGACCACAAAGAAATGCAATCTCATACATTCTTTTAGTGATTGGTTTCCCAACCATAAAGGTGTTGAGACCCAAAGAGATGTTGACTATTGAAGATGCAAATGTAGACCCAAACATAC contains:
- the LOC124890538 gene encoding uncharacterized mitochondrial protein AtMg01110-like codes for the protein MEVLSRISMDGTFDQERPLLKLRRGKKNECYSFDFKSATDRWPLSVMYSLMSCMFGSTFASSIVNISLGLNTFMVGKPITKRMYEIAFLCGQPLGYYGSWSLFSLSHHYIVYLAAKKAYPHLNLPFKDYALL